The Podospora pseudoanserina strain CBS 124.78 chromosome 7 map unlocalized CBS124.78p_7, whole genome shotgun sequence region TTGGCACCAGTTGATTCTGATTAAACGCTACAGGAGAGCTGAAGAGGTTCACATTCTTGCCCTTCTACTGCAGGTGCTGTACTAAATGAGCCAAAAGCTACGTATGCGCTCTCATTATAGAGCTTTGTTCATCCTCAAAACAGGCAACCGGTGGATTGTATGTATGATATCCATTGTGTAGGTTacaaggaaaaagagagaatCGGCAACCCCCGTCAAAATCCATATTGCCAGAGACACTCCTAGGCCATATCAATAAATCATTCGTCGCTGGCATCATGAACCGCCCCTCAAAAAGCCCTCCAAACtgcccccgccctcctcctcgtctcgaccccctcatcaccctccctaTTAACCCTCCTAACCCACTccatctcctgctcccttacctccctctccacaacctccatAATCTCAATCtcttccaccatcccccccatcagGTCTTTCACCCCAttcagcaccctccccaacccccccgcctcACCAGCCTCACGCCCGTCCAAAATTCCATACAACTCCTGGCTAACAGCATGAACCTTCCTGCTTATACtcccaatctcctccttccactcccgCCCAatgccctccaccaacccccactcccccttctcccttgcaatcatcacctcctccgcctgaCCCAACCACTTCCCAAACCTCGCCACAACCCTCGAATACCTCCCCCCATTCTCCGTCAGCCCCCACACCTTGCCCAGCACCTCATCCaaaaccctcaccctcccctccagtccctttccccctccccagtccAACAACTCTTTCGCCctgtcatcctccccccttcgTCCCTCTAACTTGACCACCTCCTTTTCTAGCCCAGCCAGCACCCCGAATCTGCCCCGTAACCTTTCATATGCCGACCCCTCCCATTGGAGTTTTGTCTCTTCGGCCGACTGATGCAGCAGGGATAGTTGAAGTAATTCGGTTTGCAGCCGTGCTGTCTCTGCTGAGATGGCCAGGTTGGCGGGTAGTTTGCTTGGCGACGGGGGGGCTAATATTTCTCTGGCGGACAGTTTTGGCAGCTGGGGGTTTTTTGAGGGGGAaaagtgttgttggtgcgTGTTGAATTCTGGTTTTGTCTTTGCCGCCAGCGCACCTTGTGGTAGTTTGAGGGATCTGGTTCTGCCAACTCCCGGTGTTGATGGCTgggtggaaagggaagggtGAGATGGGGCGCgtttgtgaggaggaggaggaggaggaggaggaggaggggcgcGTGTGATGGGGGTTTGGAACGGTCCGTCGTCGTGGTGGAAGTAGTAGAAGTGGAGGTTtgggatgttgatgatggtggtcgGAGGGTTTTACTGCTCGAAAGGGTGGTCACGCTTGATTTTGCGCGTGAgtgggcggcggtggtggtggtggaggggatgcgttttggtggtgggattggaCCGCCTGATGTTGTCGGCCTGCGCGAGGTTGATTCGGTGACTGTCTGGCGGCGGGATAGAGGTgttggcggctgctgctctgcCGCGATGGTAGTAgtcgtccccgtccccgtccccgtccccgtccccgtccccgtccccgtccccgtccgTCTAGGAGGCGCAATACCCGACCCCTCTGGAGAAGCTGCCGacttggcggaggaggcacCGAGAAACTGCCGTGTCGACGCCGCCCTCGTAAGCCGTGTCGTCCCGGGTATATCCCCATTCCCCGCCGAAGCAGAAGAAACCGAAACCTGCCTCGTCGACGGcgccctccccaatctcgaTGAGTCTGGGTTggtagaagaagaagaagcagaagaaacCTGCCCcgcccccgtccccgtcgtcgtcatcgtc contains the following coding sequences:
- a CDS encoding uncharacterized protein (EggNog:ENOG503NYI9) → MTTTGTGAGQVSSASSSSTNPDSSRLGRAPSTRQVSVSSASAGNGDIPGTTRLTRAASTRQFLGASSAKSAASPEGSGIAPPRRTGTGTGTGTGTGTGTGTTTTIAAEQQPPTPLSRRQTVTESTSRRPTTSGGPIPPPKRIPSTTTTAAHSRAKSSVTTLSSSKTLRPPSSTSQTSTSTTSTTTTDRSKPPSHAPLLLLLLLLLLTNAPHLTLPFPPSHQHRELAEPDPSNYHKLPKLSAREILAPPSPSKLPANLAISAETARLQTELLQLSLLHQSAEETKLQWEGSAYERLRGRFGVLAGLEKEVVKLEGRRGEDDRAKELLDWGGGKGLEGRVRVLDEVLGKVWGLTENGGRYSRVVARFGKWLGQAEEVMIAREKGEWGLVEGIGREWKEEIGSISRKVHAVSQELYGILDGREAGEAGGLGRVLNGVKDLMGGMVEEIEIMEVVEREVREQEMEWVRRVNREGDEGVETRRRAGAVWRAF